The genome window AAAAAACTGCCTTGTCTACGCTTGAAATATGATCGTCAGAAAGACCAAGAACGTTATTATAATAGTACCATAACTGCCAGCAGGCAAAAAGATCCGCATCGCTTCTCGGTATTTGCCGCGCGGTTGCCGCCGCAATCAACGGATCGCCCTCTATTATTTTAATGATTGCATGGACACATAAATCTCCGATCGGTATAACATCCTGCGATAAGAAGACGAGGTAATCACCAGTTGCCTTTTCTGCACCGATATTCCTGACCGCACCGTGGTTGAAGTCCTCAGGCTTAATGGAAAAAATTCTCGCGCCGTAGTGTTCAGCAATCTTCAGCGTATCGTCGCTCGACCCTGAATCAACAACGATAATTTCCAGGTCCCTGATCCCTTTCTGAGCCCTCAACTTTTGGAGCGTCATCCTGAATTCACTTCCGGCGTTTTTTGTCGGTATAATAGCAGACACTTTTTTATCGAGTATCTCAGGCTGTTCCGATTGTATCACCGGCAGAACAAACTTTTCATTCCTTATTCTTTGCTGCGCAAATTTTTGACGTATGCGATCTTTCACCTTGCCAAATGCAACCCTCGGACCTTTTGTTATAATAACGGACAGACCCTTTAGTATCAGCAGATAAAAAGTCTCCCGGCGGCTCCCGGGAGCAAAAAGCCTTGGCTTTATCCTTGAGCGGTATGCATCGAGCAACTTCCATCCCAGAGAACTCTGAAATTGTTCGATATAATGCTCCCTTGACCGAAGTTCATTTTTCAGTTCCTCACTCTGCCTGACAATCTGCTCGATATAAATGTCTTTTGCCTTTAATCGCTCTTCCCGTTCCCTGAACAGCTCTTTTAATTCCTGCTTCTCTGATACAGCATTTGAAAGAGAAGCGATTTCATCCTGCTTCGCCGCAAAATAATGGTACGCAAACTCTGGGGTTATTTTATCCCAGTGTTTTGTCAGCACTTTCAGATAATAATCCACGGCATCGGGCAGGTTAACAAAGGCGATCTGATCAGTCTTGCTCCACTGGATATATTTTGAGGTTACCTTCGGGATATGATAAAAAAGATTTTTTTCGGAAGCCCTGATAAAGAAGTCCCAGTCCTCGTAGAGCTCAAAGGACTCATCAAATCCTGCGGCTGCCTCAAGAACATCTCTTCTGAGCAAAATGGAGTTCAACGGGATAAAATTCTCAAAGAGCAATACGGCAAAGGAAAAATCCCATGATCTGAACGTCCCCCTATTCAGTTCCCGGACAATACTGCCGTCCTCGCGATATTCCCGCTCAATGATTTCACTGTCTGCGTAGGCCGCAGAACAGTTCGTTTCTCTGCTG of Nitrospirota bacterium contains these proteins:
- a CDS encoding glycosyltransferase; this translates as MPALIPMNEIKPLVSIIVRTKDRPKLLLRALQSIAAQQHRIIETIVVNDGGCDVDPEELRIILGDMPVTYIRLGKNHGRPHAGNVGIANAKGDFIGFLDDDDEYYPDHISTLLDGLSRETNCSAAYADSEIIEREYREDGSIVRELNRGTFRSWDFSFAVLLFENFIPLNSILLRRDVLEAAAGFDESFELYEDWDFFIRASEKNLFYHIPKVTSKYIQWSKTDQIAFVNLPDAVDYYLKVLTKHWDKITPEFAYHYFAAKQDEIASLSNAVSEKQELKELFREREERLKAKDIYIEQIVRQSEELKNELRSREHYIEQFQSSLGWKLLDAYRSRIKPRLFAPGSRRETFYLLILKGLSVIITKGPRVAFGKVKDRIRQKFAQQRIRNEKFVLPVIQSEQPEILDKKVSAIIPTKNAGSEFRMTLQKLRAQKGIRDLEIIVVDSGSSDDTLKIAEHYGARIFSIKPEDFNHGAVRNIGAEKATGDYLVFLSQDVIPIGDLCVHAIIKIIEGDPLIAAATARQIPRSDADLFACWQLWYYYNNVLGLSDDHISSVDKAVFSSLAPDEKRRVSQLDNIFSCIRKDIFDRLKFNPIPYAEDLDLGLRIISEGYKMAFFSTVGVVHSHTRPPDYYFRRSFVDIKHLVRLLEFKPISWGDFGITTTEDMLACVYGFYQKINAVAAMQANRGADQPARELLDSLERFLRDPEMPSATGGENSLE